The Bacteroidota bacterium genome includes a region encoding these proteins:
- a CDS encoding DUF4382 domain-containing protein has translation MRKFIISSGIFALVLTLLISCKEDGGNNNGDTSQLKIYLTDAPAEYDAVYIDVQSVEIHSDADGWRTLNVINPGIYDLLKFNSGIDTLIIDEDIAPQTISQIRLILGDNNSVVVDGVIHDLATPSAETSGLKLNVHYTFEAGIAYELWMDFDAEQSIVEKGNGDYSLKPVIHVYTQAETGAISGTINPFDAAFYVMATTPTDTIGTLIADDGSFLISGVPAGNYDVTFSPVAGYTEITVSDVNVQTGNVTNIGVINIPL, from the coding sequence ATGAGAAAGTTTATCATTTCCTCGGGCATATTTGCCTTGGTTTTAACACTATTAATATCATGTAAGGAAGATGGCGGAAATAACAATGGAGATACTTCACAATTAAAAATATATCTTACGGATGCTCCTGCCGAATATGATGCGGTTTATATTGATGTTCAATCAGTGGAAATACATTCGGATGCGGATGGTTGGAGGACCTTAAATGTTATTAATCCCGGTATTTATGATCTTTTAAAATTTAATTCAGGAATTGATACACTCATCATTGATGAAGATATTGCCCCACAAACCATTTCTCAAATAAGGTTGATTTTAGGGGATAATAATAGTGTTGTTGTTGACGGTGTAATACATGACTTAGCAACTCCATCTGCTGAAACATCAGGTTTAAAATTAAATGTGCATTATACTTTCGAAGCAGGAATTGCCTATGAATTATGGATGGATTTTGATGCAGAACAATCGATAGTAGAAAAAGGTAACGGAGATTATTCACTCAAACCGGTAATCCACGTTTATACTCAGGCGGAAACCGGTGCAATATCCGGAACTATAAATCCTTTTGATGCGGCATTTTATGTAATGGCTACTACTCCAACGGATACTATTGGAACATTGATCGCGGATGATGGATCATTTTTAATTAGTGGAGTACCGGCGGGAAATTATGATGTAACATTTTCACCGGTTGCTGGATATACCGAAATTACTGTATCTGATGTAAATGTGCAGACAGGTAATGTTACCAATATAGGGGTTATTAATATTCCATTATAA
- a CDS encoding MBL fold metallo-hydrolase, whose product MQLISVNSGMFKLDGGAMFGVVPKKIWNKLIPADENNLCTWAMRNLVVVASGKVVLIDCGMGTKQDEKFFSHYEPHGDFTLNSNLKENGILPEDITDVFLTHLHFDHCGGAVKKDDRGKLVPAYPNARYWSNEKQWNWATNPNSREKASFLKENILPLQQHGVLHFIEEHEELFPGFSTIWTYGHTEAMMLPVIKFRDKTIVYCADLLPSYAHIPIPYVMGYDIRPLVSIKEKESFLKEANDKKYILFFEHDAVNECCTLQMTDKGIRPKEFYSLSEIPVTALF is encoded by the coding sequence ATGCAACTCATATCGGTAAACTCTGGAATGTTTAAATTAGATGGTGGTGCCATGTTTGGCGTGGTGCCAAAAAAGATCTGGAATAAGTTAATTCCTGCTGATGAAAACAATTTATGCACCTGGGCAATGCGCAATCTGGTAGTAGTTGCTTCCGGAAAAGTTGTGTTGATCGATTGCGGTATGGGAACTAAACAGGATGAAAAATTTTTCAGTCATTACGAACCTCATGGTGATTTTACCCTAAATAGTAATTTAAAAGAAAATGGCATTTTACCCGAAGATATTACGGATGTTTTTTTAACCCATTTACATTTTGATCACTGTGGTGGCGCTGTTAAAAAAGATGATAGAGGCAAACTGGTTCCGGCATATCCAAATGCGCGCTATTGGAGCAATGAAAAACAATGGAATTGGGCTACAAATCCTAATTCACGTGAAAAAGCGTCTTTTTTAAAGGAAAATATTTTACCGTTGCAACAACATGGTGTGCTTCATTTTATTGAGGAACACGAAGAATTATTTCCGGGTTTTTCTACCATCTGGACCTACGGACATACGGAAGCGATGATGTTACCGGTAATTAAATTCAGGGATAAAACCATTGTGTATTGCGCCGATCTTTTGCCATCCTATGCACATATTCCTATCCCTTACGTTATGGGCTACGATATTCGCCCACTGGTTTCGATTAAAGAAAAGGAGAGCTTTTTAAAGGAGGCTAATGACAAAAAATATATCCTGTTCTTTGAGCATGATGCCGTTAACGAATGTTGCACCCTGCAAATGACAGATAAAGGCATTCGACCAAAGGAATTTTACAGCTTATCGGAGATTCCGGTAACTGCTCTTTTTTAA
- a CDS encoding tetratricopeptide repeat protein, whose protein sequence is MAEIKKITEETPAEEKGTYLNVEDFFMKNRNMIIGVLAIIVVGIGGYFGYKKLYMEPRVADAQNTISGAQNYFMKDSIDLALNGDGATMGFLSIIDQYGNTPTGNLAHYYAGVCYMKNNDIDNAIKQLEAYKPGTDEIAGKTYELLGHMYADKKEYKKAIDLYIKAGESADNNLQSPLYYKFAGDLMSEENDLKGALEMYRKIKQLYPLSPEGMNIDSDISYAETKLGE, encoded by the coding sequence ATGGCAGAAATTAAAAAAATAACTGAAGAAACTCCCGCAGAAGAAAAGGGAACCTATTTAAATGTGGAAGACTTCTTCATGAAGAACCGCAATATGATAATTGGTGTACTTGCCATTATTGTTGTTGGAATAGGCGGATATTTCGGTTATAAAAAATTATACATGGAGCCGCGTGTAGCTGATGCACAGAATACAATTTCCGGAGCACAGAATTATTTTATGAAAGATTCCATCGACCTCGCATTAAATGGCGATGGTGCTACAATGGGATTTTTGAGTATAATTGATCAGTATGGTAATACTCCTACAGGAAATCTTGCTCATTATTATGCAGGTGTTTGTTATATGAAAAATAACGATATTGACAATGCAATAAAACAACTGGAAGCCTACAAACCAGGCACCGACGAAATTGCAGGAAAAACGTATGAATTATTAGGTCATATGTATGCCGATAAAAAAGAATATAAAAAAGCAATTGATCTATATATTAAAGCCGGAGAATCGGCGGATAATAATCTGCAAAGTCCTTTATATTATAAATTCGCCGGCGATCTTATGTCGGAGGAAAATGATTTAAAAGGTGCTTTGGAAATGTATAGAAAAATAAAACAACTCTATCCACTTTCACCGGAAGGAATGAATATCGACAGCGATATTTCATATGCTGAAACCAAACTTGGTGAATAA
- a CDS encoding 6,7-dimethyl-8-ribityllumazine synthase: MGSKHQNLSHIREETVPSGEKFRFGIVVSEWNSVITEKLYQGCHASLLKYNTKSENIITVYVPGSFELPQAAQLLLESQELDAIICLGCIIKGETTHDHYIAAAVAHGIMNLSIDYSTPVIFGVLTTNDEQQALDRSGGKYGNKGDESAVTALKMAALRERLI; encoded by the coding sequence ATGGGCTCTAAACATCAGAATCTTTCACATATTCGTGAAGAAACAGTTCCCTCTGGCGAAAAATTTCGTTTCGGAATTGTTGTTTCTGAATGGAATTCTGTGATCACCGAAAAATTATATCAGGGTTGTCACGCCTCATTATTAAAATATAATACAAAGTCGGAAAATATTATTACGGTGTATGTTCCGGGCAGTTTTGAATTACCTCAGGCTGCTCAATTATTATTGGAATCGCAGGAATTGGATGCAATTATTTGTTTAGGTTGCATCATTAAAGGGGAAACTACACACGATCATTATATTGCTGCTGCAGTAGCGCATGGCATTATGAATTTAAGTATTGATTATTCCACACCGGTTATTTTCGGTGTGCTCACTACAAATGATGAACAACAGGCATTAGATCGCTCTGGTGGCAAATATGGAAATAAGGGGGATGAGTCAGCAGTTACAGCTCTCAAAATGGCTGCACTTCGTGAGAGGTTGATTTAG